One window of Paroedura picta isolate Pp20150507F chromosome 2, Ppicta_v3.0, whole genome shotgun sequence genomic DNA carries:
- the LANCL1 gene encoding glutathione S-transferase LANCL1, giving the protein MAQRAFPNPFADHDKSLAHAYFDADAAGRLTPEFTQHLNNKIRELLQQLEKGLKSADPRDCTAYTGWAGIAVLYLQLFDVYGDPSYLETAHEYVKKSLGCLTKRSITFLCGDAGPLAVAAVVYHKLRSDKQAEDCIARLLHLSKLDPRVPDELLYGRMGYLYALLFVNRHFGGEKIPQSHIQQVCEAVLASGESLAKRRNFTTKSPLMYEWYQEYYVGAAHGLAGIYYYLMQPGLGVSQTKLHSVVKPSVDYVCQLKFPSGNFPPCIEDSRDLLVHWCHGAPGVIYMLLQAYKVFGEQKYLSDALQCADVIWQWGLLKKGYGLCHGTAGNAYAFLALYNLTKDMKYLYRACKFAEWCLSYGQHGCRTPDTPFSLFEGMAGTIYFLTDLLVPTKAKFPAFEL; this is encoded by the exons ATGGCCCAGCGCGCCTTCCCCAACCCCTTCGCCGACCACGACAAGTCCCTCGCCCACGCCTACTTCGACGCCGACGCCGCCGgcagg CTGACTCCAGAGTTTACACAGCACCTGAACAATAAGATCCGGGAGCTTCTGCAGCAGCTGGAAAAGGGCCTGAAATCCGCCGACCCCCGAGACTGCACAGCCTACACCGGATGGGCAG GCATCGCCGTGCTCTACCTGCAGCTGTTTGATGTCTATGGCGACCCATCTTACCTTGAGACGGCCCACGAGTATGTGAAGAAGAGCCTCGGCTGTCTGACCAAGCGCTCCATCACTTTCTTGTGCGGAGATGCTGGGCCTTTGGCGGTGGCCGCCGTCGTGTACCACAAGCTGCGGAGTGACAAACAAGCTGAAGATTGTATCGCACG GTTGCTCCATCTGTCCAAGCTTGACCCGCGAGTCCCTGATGAGTTGCTATACGGCCGCATGGGGTACCTATATGCTTTGCTCTTTGTGAACAGGCATTTTGGAGGAGAGAAAATCCCGCAGAGTCACATCCAGCAG GTCTGTGAGGCAGTTCTGGCCTCTGGGGAGAGTCTGGCCAAAAGGCGGAACTTCACCACAAAGAGCCCCCTAATGTATGAATGGTACCAGGAATACTACGTGGGAGCGGCCCATGGCCTAGCTGGGATTTATTACTATCTCATGCAG CCTGGCCTCGGTGTGAGTCAAACCAAGTTGCACAGTGTAGTCAAGCCAAGCGTGGATTACGTCTGCCAGCTGAAGTTCCCCTCTGGCAATTTCCCTCCGTGCATTGAGGACTCCAGAGACTTGCTTGTGCATTGGTGCCATGGTGCACCTGGTGTCATCTACATGCTCCTTCAGGCCTACAAG GTGTTTGGGGAGCAGAAGTACCTCAGCGATGCCTTGCAGTGCGCTGACGTGATCTGGCAGTGGGGACTGCTGAAGAAAGGCTACGGGCTGTGCCACGGGACAGCTGGCAACGCATACGCCTTCCTGGCCCTCTACAATCTCACGAAAGACATGAAGTACCTCTACAGGGCTTGCAAG TTCGCTGAGTGGTGCTTGAGCTACGGACAGCACGGATGCCGAACGCCGGACACTCCCTTTTCTCTCTTCGAAG